One Mycolicibacterium sp. TUM20985 genomic window, TGGCCACGCTGCGCGAGGCGTCGGGCCTGCTCCATGGCGAGGAAGGTCTTCCCGCTGCCGGCACCGCCTCGGACCTCGACGCGGTTGAGCAGTCGGATGGCGTCGAGGATGACGGCCTGGTGCTCGGTGAGCGCGTCTGCGGAGTCTTCGTTGGCCAATGCGCGTGCGACGACGTCGCGTTGAGGCAGTCCCCGGCCGCTCAAAGCCGTTGTGAGCTGGTCGATTCCGTCGCGAGTGAGCAGCGGTCGCTCGAGCTCCTGGCGAACGAGTATCTCCCGCAGCCGGGAAACCAGGTTCGGCAACTCGGTGCGGTCGATGATCTTCCACCGTGGGCAGTCGGGAAGGTCGAAGTCGGCGGGCAGCTCGGTGTGGGGCAGCACGACGACGTGGTCCCAGCGCAGCCGGTCCTGCGTCCAGCGCGGGTCCTTCTCGATGAAGTCGCGCAGCGCGTAGCAGGCTTCCCGAGCCTGCCGGACGGGATGGATGCGGTTGTCACGGCCGCCGCGCTTCTGCCACCAGCCATCGCCGTCGTGCCAGACCTCACCGCCCTTGACCTCGAGACAGACGATGCCGGCGCCCTCGATGCCCACCACGAAGTCGACCTCATGGTCTTTGAGGTGGTCCGTCACCCGTTGACCGGGGACCAGCAGATCGTTGGGCTCGAGTTGCTCGACGAGCGCCTGCCAGGTGCTGCGCTCGGAGCTGTTGAGGCGCGGCGTCTCCGTCACGGTGATGCTCATCGCTGCGCGTCCATCCTCCCCTTGGCGAATCTCCCCTGGGGAGGCTAGCGCGAAGGACCGACGGAACCGTCGATGACGACCGCAGGTCCTCTACGCGAGGGTGTCCCAGAACGCCGTCAACGCCGCTGCGCCGCGGTCGGGGCCCTCGACCATCCACTAGTGGCCCAGACCCTCGAGCACTTCGGTGCGGGCGCCGGCGCGGTCGGCTGCCCGTCGACGGTGGTCGTTCGCTCCGATGAAGGGGTCGTTCGTCGCGAGCAGAGACAGGCCGGGTCGGGCTGCGGCGGACTCCAGCGCGCGGCCCGCCTCCGCCATCGCCGGCTGCGCCGCTGAGCGGTACAGCGCCAGGATCGCGGTCTTCATGTCGTCGTTCTGATGTTCGGCGATGGCCGCTCCGATCTCCGGCGGGATGCCGAAGGAGGACATCAGTTCGGTGCGTGCGCTGATGTCGCCGCCCATCATCGCCTCGAGGGATTCCTCACCGTCTCCAGGGGTCTGCCACACCTGCGCCATGTCGTGCCAGACGTAGTCGGGGTCGTACAGGCCGACGACGTCGCTGACCCAGCTGCGCACGAGCTCCGGCCGGTGCATCACCACGTTGATGACGTGGCCTCCGCCCCAGTCATGACCGACCAGGTCGATCGGTCCGTCGATCTTCTCCAACTCGGCCTCGAGCCAATCGCGATACTCCAGATACGTCGCGCCAAACCCGTCGGGCAGGGGCGCTCCGAAGCCTGGTGGCGAGAGCAGCACCACGTCGTCGCGTCCGAGCGCGGCGACCAATGGTCCCCAGATCGCTGCGGTCTCGGGATTGCCATGGACGAATACCACTGTCATGGGCTCATCATGGCACCCGCGGGCGCAACGTAGCGGTCGAGGCGCACATTGGCCCGTATCCGCTCAGCACTGACGAAACCTGCCGGTAAGTCAACGCGGATTTCGACTACGTAGCCGCGATGCTGGACGCGCTCGCGTACATGAAAGCGGCTCGCTCCCAAGGGCTTCCGCGATACCTGCACCGCTAATCCGTGGCCAGCGTCGAGCGGGGCATCCTCCTGAGATGTCCGGCTTATCCGCCGTCCGCTTTTGCGTTGATGACCTGGTTGGCGATCGTCGACAGGCGGGGTTCGTTGGGTCCCGGTACGTCGATGTTGATGACCCGTCGGCCGGGGTCCCCCGCGATGCGTAGCAATCCCTGAAACCTCGGCTGGACCGCCGCCGCGTCCAGTTTGGTCATCCAAGCCACCCATGGATCGCGAAAGAGAAAACCGGTGGCGAGACGAGACTCGATGACGCTCTGTTGGGTTGCCAGCCAGCCCACCTGCTGGTCGAGGACGTAGGCGGCCAGCGCGCGAGGGTTCGAGCCGTTCGTCTGCAACCGCAACGTCACTTCCACGGGACCGAGCGGCAGAGCGTCTACCGTTTCCTCGAAGGAGGAAGTTCCGGCGACGGTGCGTGTCCGGCTTCCCGGCACGTCCACCACCCGGTAGTCGCCCTGGGCGCCCGGCTGCGACGACTTGGGTATGAGCCAATCCCAAACTGCCATAGCCGGACCTTACTGGAGCGGGGCGGCTGATGGCGGTGAGTCACGAAGTCGAGGCGGCTCTATTGCAGCAGGAGAATGGCGACGCACATCAACAAGATCAGGAGCGCAGGCAGAAACTTCGTCGCTGAGTCCTTGGCCTTCGCGTGCATGGCCAGTGCCCCGACCATCAATACGGCAACGATCAGTGCCGGCGGCCGGATGAGCGCCGGCACCCAGATGCCTACGATCAGCAGCACCGCCGACACGATCTTGAGGGCGCCAACGACGTAGAAGGACCACTCGGGAAGCCCGTAGGTTGCGAATTCTTCCTTGAGTGACTGCGCCGAACCGCCCCGGTATGCGGTCGATGCCCGAGCCCGTACCAGCCAGACGTTGAGTAGCCCCAGTGCAACGATGATCTGGAGAATGGTGGAAACTGCTGAAGATGACATTTGGTGCCTTCGCTGACGTATCGCTTTCCCCGTGTCGATCGTTGATCCGAATCACTACACCATGAACGTGCTGTACC contains:
- a CDS encoding DoxX family protein, with amino-acid sequence MSSSAVSTILQIIVALGLLNVWLVRARASTAYRGGSAQSLKEEFATYGLPEWSFYVVGALKIVSAVLLIVGIWVPALIRPPALIVAVLMVGALAMHAKAKDSATKFLPALLILLMCVAILLLQ